Part of the Polaribacter sp. Hel1_33_78 genome is shown below.
AGCTTAGGCAATCCTATCGTCTCGACTTCTATTAGAGATGATGATGATGTTTTAGAATATACCACAGATCCAGAATTAATTTTTGAAAAATGGAATCATTTAGTGGACGTTGTCATTGATGGTGGCTTTGGAGACAATTATGCATCTACAATTATTGATTTAACAGATGGTTATCCAGAGGTAATTAGGGAAGGGAAAGGAAGTTTAGATATCTTATAATTCCAAGAATTAGTATAAAAACTATAATTAAGTCAAAAATTATTTCATTCTTAATTGAATTCATTAGAAGTATAGATTCACAAAAATTTTTCACAAAAAAAAAATAATTACTTCAGATCTTTAAATTTGCTTCTACCTAAAACAAAATATTGCCAAACGACACTTGTATGTAGATTATAATCTTCTTTTTTTAATAATTCTTTACGCTTTATTAGAAAATTATTAAAATTTTTATAAAAGCTAAAATGTGCCTTAATAATGGCCCAAGTGTGAATTGGTCTTAATTCAACTATAAACTTTATTCCGGCAATGCCATCTAAAAGTAAACGTGAAAAAATTACAAATAAAAACCATTTTTTGGGTACATTCTTCACCACATTTAATAAACTATTTCTAAAATTTAAGAATGTTTTATGCGGATTAGCTCCTTGTAAAGTTGCACCTCCAACATGGTAAACAGTAGATTTTCCAACATATTTTATTTTGTGGCCTATATTTTGAGTTCTCCAACATAAATCAATTTCTTCTTGATGTGCAAAATAATCTTCATCAAAACCTTTCAATGTGTGATACACTTGAGAGCGTATAAATAAACAAGCACCAGAAGCCCAGAATATATCTTTTACATCGTTAAATTGACCTTTATCTGTTTCTAAATGATTAAAAACTCGTCCTCTGCAATAAGGATAGCCATATAAATCTATAAAACCACCACCAGCCCCCGCATATTCAAACTTAGTTTTATCTTTAAAGTCTAATATTTTTGGTTGAATAATAGCTACTTTTTCATCAACTTTAAAAACCTCAATAATTGGTTTCAACCAATTTTTTGTAACTTCTATATCTGAATTTAAAAGACAATAAATATCTGCATCAATAGATTTTAAAGCATCATTATAACCTTTTGCATAGCCACCATTTATAGCATTTTCAACAATTTTAATTGATGGAAAGAACGCTCTAACATAATTAATTGACGAATCTGTGGAGGCATTGTCTGCTAAATAAATATCAGCTTCTTGCGAACTAAAGTTTACCACCGATGGCAAGAACTGTTCTAACAGTTTTTGGCCATTCCAATTTAATATGACAATTGCTATTCTCAAGGCCTCAAATTTACATTTTATAAATTAGTTTACGGCTAAAGTTGTCTTAATAAAAAGGATGATTTACTATTTATAATGTGGAATATCTTTTAAGAAAATATAGGTTTCATTTTTAAAATCCATTTTACAGTAAAAATGTTCTAAACCGTTGGTAAGAATCAAATAATTGGCTCTTAATTTTAAATTATAACGAGCAATTTGATCAAAAGTATTTTGAGTTATTTTTATGGAAGGAGCTTTACATTCAACAATAATTTCAGGTTTTCCATCTGTATTAAAAATTAAAATATCACTTCTTTTTTTTAAATTATTGATGGTTAATTGTTTTTCAAGAGCAATTAAGGTAACTGGATATTTCTTTTCTTCAATTAAAAAATAAACAAAATGTTGACGAACCCATTCTTCTGGAGTTAAAACTATATATTTTTTCCTTAATTTATCAAAAATAAGCATCTTATTTTCGCTACTTTTGAGTTTGAAATTATAAGTTGGTAGATTGAGTTTTTGCATCAATCAAAAGTAAGAAAATGAACGAAATTAGAAACATTGTTTCAGAGATAAAGAAGGGAAATATAAAACCTATCTATTTTTTAATGGGTGAAGAACCTTATTACATTGATAAAATTTCTGATTTTATTGAAGAAAATATTTTAGATGAGGCAGAAAAAGGCTTTAATCAGCAGGTTATGTATGGTAGAGATTCTAGTATAGAAGATATTGTTTCTTCCGCTAAACGCTTCCCAATGATGGCGGAAAGACAGGTTTTAATCGTTAAAGAAGCACAGGATTTAAGCAGAAGTATTGAAAAATTAGTTTCGTATGCAGAAAACCCGCAACCAACAACTGTTTTAGTTTTAAATTATAAATATAAAAAACTTGATAAACGTAAAAAATTGCACAAAGCAATTGCAAAATCAGGATTAATTTATGAAAGTAAAAAGTTATACGAGAATCAAGTTTCAGATTGGATCCGAAGAGTTTTAAGTGGAAAAAAATATCAAATTGAATTAAAAGCGGCACAAATGTTAGTGGAGTTTTTAGGAACTGATTTAAGTAAAATTTCTAATGAATTAGACAAGTTAATGTTAATTTTACCGAAAGAAACTATTATTGACGATAAGCATATAGAAGATAATATTGGTATTTCTAAAGACTTTAATAATTTTGAATTGCGAAAAGCAGTAGGAGAGAAGAATATTGTTAAATCGAATAGAATTATTAATTATTTTGCTGAAAACCCTAAGAATAACCCATTGGTAATGACAATTTCTTTGTTAAATAGTTTTTTTACACAACTTTTATTGTTTCATGGATTACAAGATAAATCTAAAAGTTCTGTTGCAAAAACATTGGGTGTAAATCCTTATTTCGTAGATGAGTATTTTTTAGCTGCTAGAAATTATCCAATGCGCAAAGTTGCACAAGTTATTGCTTTTTTAAGAGAAGCAGATATTAAAAGTAAAGGAGTTGGGGCTCATCAATCTCATAAAGATATTTTAAAAGAATTACTTTTTAAAATTTTACATTAAGAGAGTTCTGATAAGAAATCTATAAAAAAAAACTCCCATAAATGGGAGTTAAATTATAAGTTCTGTTATAAATTATATATAAATCTTATCATATAAATCTTGATAAATATTTTTTATAATTGAACGTTTCATTTTCATGGTTGGTGTTAAATGTCCTCCATCAATAGACCATTCCTCTGGTGTTAATTCAAAACGTTTTATTTGTTCCCATTTCCCAAAGTTTTTGTTGCATTTGTCAACTTCTTCTTGAATCCTTTCTATTACAATTTCTGAAGCTATTATTTCGATATTTGTAGAACCAATTTCAATTTGTTTATGCTGAATCCATTCTCTTAAATATTCAAAATTTGGTTGAATAATTGCTGCTGGCATTTTTTCATTTTCACCCACAACCATCACTTGTTCTATAAATAAAGATTGTTTTAACTCACCCTCTAGTAAAGGAGGTATAACGTATTTTCCTCCAGAAGTTTTAAACATTTCTTTAGTTCTTCCAGTAATTTTTAAAAATCCATCGACGTCAAACTCTCCTTTATCACCTGTATGAAAATACCCATCTTTGATAACTTCAGCCGTTTTTGCATCATCTTTGTAATACCCTTGCATTACATTATGACCTTTTACTAAAATTTCACCAGTTTTGGCAATTTTAACATCAATATCTTTGATAATTCTCCCGACAGTTCCTACTCTAAAGCCACCATTATTTTGGTCATTTACGGATATTACTGGGGATGTTTCTGTTAAGCCATAACCTTCCATAATTGGCATTCCCGCAGCAGCAAAAACACGTGTTAATCTTTGTTGTAAAGCAGCACTTCCAGAAACCATTAATTTTAATTCGCCTCCTAAAACAGCTTGCCATTTAGAAAATATAAGTTTACGAGCTATACCCAATTGTTTTTCATACCACCAACCATTTGCACCATAAGGCTCATATTTTAAACCAAGATTTACTGCCCAGAAAAATAATCTCTTTTTTAAACCTGTTAAATCTTCACCTTTTAAAATAATTTTATCGAAGATTTTTTCATATAATCTTGGAACGGCAGTCATTACCTCTGGTTTAACCTCTTGGGCATTTTCGGTAAGTTTTTCTATTGATTCCGCAAAGTAAATTTCTACACCACAATATTGATATAAATACAAAATCATGCGCTCAAAAATATGACAAACAGGTAAAAAACTTAGGGATCTAGTATTACCATAATCTAAAGGAACTCTTTTTTGAGAATATAAAACATTTTGAACAATGTTATTATGAGAGAGCATTACACCCTTTGGTCTTCCTGTGGTTCCAGAGGTGTATATTAAAGTTGCTAAATCTTCTGGTTTTACAGCATCTTTTCTATTTTCAACTTCATTCTGGTTACTAGTGTCTTCGCCTAATTCTAGAATTTCATTCCAGCTTTTCTCATCTTTTACATCATCAAAAGTAAAAACACCTTTCAACTTTGTTTTACTTTTAATTTGATTTAGTTTTTCCAGAATAGTTACATCTGAAACAAAACAATAAATTGCTTCAGAATGGTTTAAAACATACTCATAATCTTCTTTAGAGATGGTTGGGTAAATGGGCACATTTTGTGCACCAGTTTGTAAAATTCCAATATCACAAATGTTCCATTCAGTTCTGTTGGTACTCGAGATAACTGCAATTTTATCGTTTGGTTGTATGCCTAACTTTAGTAACCCTCTACTTAATTGATTAGATTGGTTTACATAATCTTGTGTAGAAATAGATTCCCATTTTTCATTGTGTTTTGTGGAAAATGCTTTTTTAAGATTGTAAGTTTCTAATTGATAATAAGGAAAATCAAATAATCTAGTAATTTCTGTAGGCATAAGTTCTGTTTTTGTAGTATTGCAAAGTAGTACTTTTACATTGATTTTACAAATACTTATGAATAGACTTTAAGTTCTATGAATTATATATTTTTTGATGCAAATTTTTGTATTTTTCTTTAATTACTTTTCTTTTCATTTTCATTGTTGGTGTTAAATGTCCAGCTTCTATAGACCATTCATCCTGAGTAATTTCAAACTTTTTAATTTGCTCCCATTTTCCAAATTTTTGATTATGAAAATCGATTTCTTTTTGAATTCTAGAAATAATTTGTTCATCGGTAGTAACATCTGTAATTTTATATTCATGACGTTCTGCCCATTCTTCTATGAAACTAAAATTAGGCTGAATTAATGCTGCTGGCATTTTTTCTCCTTCACCAATGACCATCACTTGTTCTATAAAACGAGATTGTTTTAGTTCGCTTTCTAAGGCAGCAGGGGCAATATATTTTCCTCCTGAAGTTTTAAAGATTTCTTTTTTTCTATCTGTGATTGTTAAAAATCCTTGCTTATCAATTTCACCAATATCTCCTGTATGCAAATATCCGTCTATAATAGTTTTATTGGTCATTTCTTCATTTTTGTAATAGCCCAACATCACATTATCCCCTTTCATTAAAATCTCTCCATCATCAGCAATTTTAACTTCTATACCGTCTAAAGGTTTACCAACAGTGCCAATTTTTAAACTATTATTTCGTAGGTCATTTAAAGTTCCTCCGGGAGAAGATTCAGTCATTCCATAACCTTCAAAAATATTAATTCCGGCAGCTGTAAAAACTCTGATTAATCGATGTTGAAGAGGAGCGCTTCCTGAAATCATAAACTGTAAATTACCCCCTAAAGCTTCTTGCCATTTAGAAAATATTAATTTTCTTGCAATATTTAATTTAAAGTGATAAAAAGCACTTTTTTTATTATAAGGTTCATATTGCTCTCCCAAAGATACTGCCCAAAAGAAGAGTTGTTTTTTAATACCAGACAATTTACTCCCTTTATCCACTATTTTATCGAAAATTTTTTCCAATAATCTTGGGACCACGGCCAAATAATGAGGTTTAACTTCTCTTATAGTGTCTCCAATTTTTTCTATACTTTCAGCAAAATAGATTTCAAAACCCATGAATAGGTTGTAATAAGAAGCACTTCTTTCAAAAATATGACAAATAGGTAGGTAACTAATAATTCTATTATTTCCTTGAGTTAAATCTATTCCTTTTGCCGTTTTAAAAACGGTAAAAACAATATTTTTATGAGACAGCATAACTCCTTTCGGGGTTCCAGTCGTACCAGAGGTGTAAATAATTGTTGCTAAATCTTCTGGTTTTACATTTTGTTTTAAATCTTCAATTTTATCTTGGTAATTTTCTTTTTCTCCAATTTCCAGAAAAGAATTCCAACTATACGATGTTTGTAAATCCTGAAGAGAAAAAATATTTTTCAATTGGGTTTTACTCGCCACAGATTTAACTTTTTGATACAAGTCATCATCAGAAACAAAACAATATTTAGCATCGGAATGATTTAAAATATAACCGTAATCTTTTTCCGATAAAGTTGCATATAAAGGCACATTTTGTGCACCAATTTGTAAAATACCAATGTCTAAAATATGCCAATTTGGATTATTATTTGAGGTAATTACTGCAATTTTATCATTTGGTTGCACACCTAATTTCAATAAAGAACTACTTACTTTATTTGCATCAGTTATAAATTGTTGTGTGGAAATACTTTTCCAACTATTTCCTTTTTTGTAGTTAAAACATTTTTTTTGTGGGAAATTTTCTAATTGATGGTAACCAAAATCAAAAATTCGAGAAATTTTATGAGACATATTTACAACTTAATTTCTGACAAGTTAGTAAAATGTTGGAACAAAAAAAAAAGCAACGGAAAGTTAACCTTTTTAAACCTATAGTTTTTTACTATTTAATAGGTATTTATTAAAACTTTTTCCGTTAATTTTAGTGTATTTAGATTCAATCTCATAAGCTACTTTCATATTTGTAATGTTAAATTCTCCTGATACTTTCATGTATTTAATATTTAAGTCTTCTTCAAAATTTGTATTTTTAAAAGAAACTCCATTAAAAAAATTAGTATACTTAAATGTTGCAGAGTCTTTAAATACAGCATTAGAGAAGCTTACATTCGTGTTGAATTTGGCATATTTAAAAGTAGCAGTTTTATTAAAATTTGTATCCTTAAAACTAATATTTTCATCAAATTGAGCGTATTTAAATGTGCTGTCATTCATAAAAGAAGAACCAGAAAAATCAGAATTTCGTTCAAAACGGGAGTATTTAAACATTGCTTTTCTTTCGAAAGTACAGTTTTTAAATATAACTTCATCTTCAAAGTTAGCAGTGAATGTATAACCAGAATCTTCATCAGGAATATAAGCCAAAACATCATTTTTAAAAGTACAGTTTGTAAAAGAGACTTTAACTTCAATTAATTTTTTAATTGTATTATTTGAATCGCTATAATTCCACCAGCTGGTTTTTTTCTTTTTAGGAAGTTTCTCAATAGCTTCATCCATAAATGTAAGATCTAGCACACCCACAATAGTTACATTTTGATAAGAAATTATATTACCTGCTTTTATCTCTTGCATTATGTCTGAAGCTTCAATATTTTTTTGAGCAAAGCCCATTGTAGATATCAAAAATAAACCGGATGCTATTAGGATAAATTTATTTTTCATTTTAAAAGTTTTTAATTGGTTTATATAGTAATGACACCTCATTTTTTAAGTTGTGACACAATCTTCCTTATTTTTTACTAAAAAGTAAATTTATATCGATTTTTTGTATTTTATTTTCAGCATAAATTAAAAATGTTTGCAAGATATTTATTGTTAAACAATATTCTTTAATTATTTTGTAAAATGCTTATAACATGATTTTTATCACCTTTAATTATTTGTTTAAAATTTACCTTTAGACATGCTTTTGGTGAAGCATAGTTTAAAATTAATTAAAAATAATATTATGGAAGTATTTCAAAAGGTAAAACCCCGTGTGTATAAATTTGGCGACAAACAAGCTGACGGTAGCAGTGCAATGAAAAACTTATTAGGTGGTAAAGGAGCTAATTTAGCAGAGATGAGTGCCATAGGTATTCCTGTCCCTCCAGGGTTTACCATCACTACTGAAGTTTGTACAGAATATAATTTATTAGGAAAGGAAACCGTTGTTGAGATGATTCGAGAGGAAATGGAAACTTCTATCGAAAATATCGAAACTCTAATGGGAACAAAATTTGGTAATAAAGAGAATCCTCTTTTAGTTTCTGTGCGCTCTGGAGCAAGAGTTTCTATGCCAGGAATGATGGATACTGTCCTGAATCTTGGAATGAATGATGATGTTGTTTTAGGCTTAGCAAAGAAAACAAATAATGAACAATTTGCCTGGGATTCTTATCGTCGTTTTATTCAAATGTATGGTGGTGTGGTTTTAGGAATGAAACCTGCTTCAAAGGATGATATTGATCCTTTTGAGGAGATTATGGAAAATTTAAAAGAAAAAAGAGGTATCGAACTCGATACTGAATTTACAATTAACGATTTAAAGGATTTGGTATTTGATTTTAAAGAGGCGGT
Proteins encoded:
- a CDS encoding glycosyltransferase family 2 protein, producing the protein MRIAIVILNWNGQKLLEQFLPSVVNFSSQEADIYLADNASTDSSINYVRAFFPSIKIVENAINGGYAKGYNDALKSIDADIYCLLNSDIEVTKNWLKPIIEVFKVDEKVAIIQPKILDFKDKTKFEYAGAGGGFIDLYGYPYCRGRVFNHLETDKGQFNDVKDIFWASGACLFIRSQVYHTLKGFDEDYFAHQEEIDLCWRTQNIGHKIKYVGKSTVYHVGGATLQGANPHKTFLNFRNSLLNVVKNVPKKWFLFVIFSRLLLDGIAGIKFIVELRPIHTWAIIKAHFSFYKNFNNFLIKRKELLKKEDYNLHTSVVWQYFVLGRSKFKDLK
- a CDS encoding type I restriction enzyme HsdR N-terminal domain-containing protein; translated protein: MQKLNLPTYNFKLKSSENKMLIFDKLRKKYIVLTPEEWVRQHFVYFLIEEKKYPVTLIALEKQLTINNLKKRSDILIFNTDGKPEIIVECKAPSIKITQNTFDQIARYNLKLRANYLILTNGLEHFYCKMDFKNETYIFLKDIPHYK
- the holA gene encoding DNA polymerase III subunit delta, whose protein sequence is MNEIRNIVSEIKKGNIKPIYFLMGEEPYYIDKISDFIEENILDEAEKGFNQQVMYGRDSSIEDIVSSAKRFPMMAERQVLIVKEAQDLSRSIEKLVSYAENPQPTTVLVLNYKYKKLDKRKKLHKAIAKSGLIYESKKLYENQVSDWIRRVLSGKKYQIELKAAQMLVEFLGTDLSKISNELDKLMLILPKETIIDDKHIEDNIGISKDFNNFELRKAVGEKNIVKSNRIINYFAENPKNNPLVMTISLLNSFFTQLLLFHGLQDKSKSSVAKTLGVNPYFVDEYFLAARNYPMRKVAQVIAFLREADIKSKGVGAHQSHKDILKELLFKILH
- a CDS encoding long-chain fatty acid--CoA ligase, with protein sequence MPTEITRLFDFPYYQLETYNLKKAFSTKHNEKWESISTQDYVNQSNQLSRGLLKLGIQPNDKIAVISSTNRTEWNICDIGILQTGAQNVPIYPTISKEDYEYVLNHSEAIYCFVSDVTILEKLNQIKSKTKLKGVFTFDDVKDEKSWNEILELGEDTSNQNEVENRKDAVKPEDLATLIYTSGTTGRPKGVMLSHNNIVQNVLYSQKRVPLDYGNTRSLSFLPVCHIFERMILYLYQYCGVEIYFAESIEKLTENAQEVKPEVMTAVPRLYEKIFDKIILKGEDLTGLKKRLFFWAVNLGLKYEPYGANGWWYEKQLGIARKLIFSKWQAVLGGELKLMVSGSAALQQRLTRVFAAAGMPIMEGYGLTETSPVISVNDQNNGGFRVGTVGRIIKDIDVKIAKTGEILVKGHNVMQGYYKDDAKTAEVIKDGYFHTGDKGEFDVDGFLKITGRTKEMFKTSGGKYVIPPLLEGELKQSLFIEQVMVVGENEKMPAAIIQPNFEYLREWIQHKQIEIGSTNIEIIASEIVIERIQEEVDKCNKNFGKWEQIKRFELTPEEWSIDGGHLTPTMKMKRSIIKNIYQDLYDKIYI
- a CDS encoding long-chain fatty acid--CoA ligase, with protein sequence MSHKISRIFDFGYHQLENFPQKKCFNYKKGNSWKSISTQQFITDANKVSSSLLKLGVQPNDKIAVITSNNNPNWHILDIGILQIGAQNVPLYATLSEKDYGYILNHSDAKYCFVSDDDLYQKVKSVASKTQLKNIFSLQDLQTSYSWNSFLEIGEKENYQDKIEDLKQNVKPEDLATIIYTSGTTGTPKGVMLSHKNIVFTVFKTAKGIDLTQGNNRIISYLPICHIFERSASYYNLFMGFEIYFAESIEKIGDTIREVKPHYLAVVPRLLEKIFDKIVDKGSKLSGIKKQLFFWAVSLGEQYEPYNKKSAFYHFKLNIARKLIFSKWQEALGGNLQFMISGSAPLQHRLIRVFTAAGINIFEGYGMTESSPGGTLNDLRNNSLKIGTVGKPLDGIEVKIADDGEILMKGDNVMLGYYKNEEMTNKTIIDGYLHTGDIGEIDKQGFLTITDRKKEIFKTSGGKYIAPAALESELKQSRFIEQVMVIGEGEKMPAALIQPNFSFIEEWAERHEYKITDVTTDEQIISRIQKEIDFHNQKFGKWEQIKKFEITQDEWSIEAGHLTPTMKMKRKVIKEKYKNLHQKIYNS
- a CDS encoding pentapeptide repeat-containing protein is translated as MKNKFILIASGLFLISTMGFAQKNIEASDIMQEIKAGNIISYQNVTIVGVLDLTFMDEAIEKLPKKKKTSWWNYSDSNNTIKKLIEVKVSFTNCTFKNDVLAYIPDEDSGYTFTANFEDEVIFKNCTFERKAMFKYSRFERNSDFSGSSFMNDSTFKYAQFDENISFKDTNFNKTATFKYAKFNTNVSFSNAVFKDSATFKYTNFFNGVSFKNTNFEEDLNIKYMKVSGEFNITNMKVAYEIESKYTKINGKSFNKYLLNSKKL